One window from the genome of Ananas comosus cultivar F153 linkage group 13, ASM154086v1, whole genome shotgun sequence encodes:
- the LOC109719098 gene encoding putative glucan endo-1,3-beta-glucosidase GVI has protein sequence MDHRVLLCFVLGLGLLFSTLSTLAGAQGVGVNYGMLGNNLPTPDKVVGLYASRGITKLRLFSPDAAVLAALRGSGISVVLGTLNEDLQRLAADQSFAANWVQTNVAPFATTGVAFRYINAGNEVIPGADATQVLPAMQNLDAALRAANLSVPVTTAVSTEVLGTSYPPSQGTFSQSAAPVLTPIVAFLQAKGTPLLVNVYPYFAYAGSPNDVPLNYALFTSPSVVVQDGSLGYTNLFDAIVDSVYAALEKAGGPQVAVVVSETGWPSGGGGVGATVDNARLYNNNVVAHVESSAGTPRRPGKGIETYLFAMFNEDEKPAGTEQNFGLYRPDMSEVYHVNFAS, from the exons atggATCATAGAGTACTATTGTGCTTTGTATTGGGCTTGGGGCTTCTCTTCTCTACCCTAAGTACTCTCGCAG GAGCTCAAGGCGTTGGAGTGAACTATGGCATGCTAGGGAACAACCTGCCAACCCCGGACAAGGTGGTGGGCCTCTACGCCTCCCGGGGCATCACCAAGCTCCGCCTCTTCAGCCCCGACGCCGCCGTCCTCGCCGCCCTCCGCGGCTCCGGCATCAGCGTCGTCCTCGGCACGCTCAACGAGGACCTCCAGCGCCTCGCTGCCGACCAGTCCTTCGCCGCCAACTGGGTCCAGACCAACGTCGCCCCGTTCGCGACGACCGGCGTCGCGTTCCGCTACATCAACGCAGGCAACGAGGTCATCCCGGGCGCCGACGCCACGCAGGTCCTCCCCGCCATGCAGAACCTCGACGCCGCGCTCCGCGCCGCCAACCTCTCCGTCCCGGTCACCACCGCCGTGTCCACCGAG GTGCTGGGCACGTCGTACCCGCCGTCGCAGGGCACGTTCTCGCAGTCTGCAGCGCCGGTGCTCACCCCCATCGTGGCGTTCCTGCAGGCCAAGGGGACGCCGCTCCTCGTCAACGTCTACCCGTACTTCGCGTACGCCGGTAGCCCCAACGACGTCCCTCTCAACTACGCGCTCTTCACATCGCCCAGCGTGGTGGTGCAGGACGGCTCGCTGGGCTACACCAACCTGTTCGACGCCATCGTGGACTCGGTCTACGCGGCACTGGAGAAGGCGGGGGGGCCGCAGGTGGCCGTGGTGGTGTCGGAGACGGGATGGCCGTCGGGGGGCGGCGGAGTCGGCGCGACGGTGGACAACGCGAGGCTGTACAACAACAATGTGGTGGCGCACGTGGAGTCGAGCGCCGGAACGCCGAGGCGGCCCGGGAAGGGGATCGAGACGTATCTGTTTGCGATGTTCAACGAGGACGAGAAGCCTGCCGGGACGGAGCAGAACTTTGGCCTGTACAGGCCGGATATGAGTGAGGTCTATCACGTAAATTTCGCGTCTTAA